Proteins encoded by one window of Dreissena polymorpha isolate Duluth1 chromosome 11, UMN_Dpol_1.0, whole genome shotgun sequence:
- the LOC127850714 gene encoding globin-1-like isoform X1 — MGCDNSKRDIVEEDEEHCYADEFSEHQIDSIKSTWPILSRDRQKTGVDFFRNIFNAEPVVKAMFKKDRTISDDQLLNSSEFLKHVDNFMSALDNVIDLLEYNTVETQHSLIVLGAKHATFHGFKEEFFTLYSKCMIDTWESVIGEEFIEEVKESWEMFIMYITRYMRQGFVIYLQDTKTQDETIVY, encoded by the exons ATGGGGTGCGACAACAGCAAGAGAGACATCGTGGAAGAGGACGAAGAGCATTGCTATGCTGATGAGTTCTCAGAGCACCAGATCGACTCCATCAAAAGCACGTGGCCTATATTGTCACGTGATCGACAGAAGACGGGTGTGGACTTTTTCCGTAACATATTCAACGCTGAGCCGGTCGTTAAAGCAATGTTTAAGAAGGACAG GACGATTTCCGACGATCAACTTCTCAACAGCTCTGAATTCCTGAAACACGTGGACAACTTCATGTCTGCTCTAGATAACGTCATTGACCTTTTGGAATACAACACCGTAGAAACTCAACATTCCCTGATAGTTCTAGGCGCCAAACATGCAACTTTCCACGGCTTCAAGGAGGAATTCTTCACGTTGTATTCAAAGTGCATGATTGATACGTGGGAGAGTGTAATAGGAGAGGAGTTCATAGAAGAAGTGAAGGAAAGCTGGGAAATGTTCATTATGTACATTACTCGGTATATGCGACAAGGATTTGTGATTTACTTACAGGACACAAAAACACAAgatgaaacaattgtttattaA